A section of the Methanoregula formicica SMSP genome encodes:
- a CDS encoding ABC transporter ATP-binding protein, which produces MEITLDNVCKDYGEKRVLDDISFSLGKADIVALVGPNGSGKSTLIKIIAGVHSQTSGSIGIDGTDIRKIDPIELAKCIGYVPQHFTYTLYSTVFETVLLGRRQHIKWSVSDEELSRVQHSLEALEMEHMAGSYMDQLSGGERQKVFIARALAQDPKLFLFDEPTSALDIRYQIEVMETMREITWERGAGMIIAVHDLNLAYRYADTVVVLHGGKMAGYGKPQEILTPECIRKVYGVDAFVIENEQGKFLVPFRAGSAP; this is translated from the coding sequence ATGGAGATCACTCTTGACAATGTCTGCAAGGACTATGGTGAAAAACGGGTACTGGATGACATCTCGTTCTCCCTTGGGAAGGCCGATATCGTTGCCCTGGTGGGGCCGAACGGCTCCGGGAAATCGACCCTCATCAAGATCATCGCGGGGGTTCACAGCCAGACCTCAGGGAGCATTGGCATCGACGGGACCGACATCCGGAAGATCGATCCCATCGAGCTGGCCAAGTGCATCGGGTACGTGCCGCAGCACTTCACGTACACGCTCTACTCGACCGTCTTCGAGACGGTCCTTCTCGGCAGGCGGCAGCACATCAAGTGGTCGGTCTCAGACGAGGAACTCTCCCGGGTCCAGCACTCGCTTGAAGCACTGGAGATGGAGCACATGGCAGGGAGCTACATGGACCAGCTCTCGGGAGGGGAGCGTCAGAAGGTCTTCATTGCCCGGGCGCTTGCCCAGGACCCGAAGCTCTTCCTCTTCGATGAACCAACCAGTGCGCTCGACATCCGGTACCAGATCGAGGTGATGGAGACCATGCGGGAGATCACGTGGGAACGCGGGGCCGGCATGATCATCGCGGTCCACGACCTCAACCTCGCGTACCGGTACGCGGACACCGTTGTCGTACTGCACGGGGGAAAGATGGCCGGCTACGGGAAACCGCAGGAGATCCTCACCCCGGAGTGCATCCGGAAGGTATACGGTGTGGATGCATTTGTCATTGAGAACGAGCAGGGAAAATTCCTGGTCCCGTTCAGGGCAGGATCAGCGCCATAA
- a CDS encoding FecCD family ABC transporter permease — MPETCSPDPAVKESVHTLYKAGSARRLALIAGLSALVIVTAILSAGIGTVAITPQDTVLAIGHSCAVSLQDFLHTHLPAVAAWYDAVPFTIPAPQNPQAELIVVGFRLPRIFLAILTGISLAGAGAVMQGLLRNPLVSPFTLGLSSAASFGAALAIVIGPGVLVSYFLLSYDMWIVVFAFVFGWLSMLLVYWISQSRGTTQSTLILAGVVIGYLFTAGVMALKYLTNNEKLRELMVWLMGGMWGASWNAVLLLIPLVIVCFFLLERRAWDLNALSAGDDVAKNLGINVERLRLSGLMISTFAASCCLAFTGIIGFVGLMGPHICRMIIGSDHRYLIPCAGLMGAAILLLSDTVARTIMSPVEIPVGIIMYAIGGVFFLFLIMRGKGRGLY; from the coding sequence ATGCCAGAGACGTGCTCACCCGATCCGGCTGTAAAGGAATCCGTCCATACCCTGTACAAGGCCGGAAGCGCACGGCGCCTGGCCCTGATTGCGGGGCTCTCGGCTCTCGTCATCGTGACGGCAATCCTCTCCGCAGGGATCGGGACGGTCGCCATCACCCCGCAGGACACTGTCCTTGCCATCGGCCATTCCTGTGCGGTCTCCCTCCAGGACTTCCTGCATACGCACCTGCCTGCTGTTGCTGCGTGGTACGACGCTGTCCCGTTCACGATTCCTGCCCCGCAGAACCCGCAGGCCGAGCTGATCGTTGTCGGGTTCCGGCTGCCCCGGATCTTCCTCGCTATCCTGACCGGGATTAGCCTTGCGGGGGCAGGGGCAGTCATGCAGGGCCTGTTGCGAAACCCCCTCGTGAGCCCGTTCACGCTCGGGCTTTCGTCGGCTGCATCGTTTGGCGCTGCGCTCGCCATCGTAATCGGGCCGGGGGTCCTGGTCTCGTACTTCCTGCTCAGCTACGATATGTGGATCGTTGTTTTCGCCTTTGTCTTTGGCTGGCTCTCGATGCTCCTCGTTTACTGGATCTCACAATCGCGGGGGACAACGCAGTCCACCCTCATTCTTGCCGGGGTCGTTATCGGGTACCTCTTCACCGCCGGGGTCATGGCACTCAAGTACCTCACCAACAACGAGAAACTCCGGGAACTGATGGTCTGGTTGATGGGAGGGATGTGGGGGGCAAGCTGGAATGCCGTCCTCCTCCTCATCCCTCTTGTCATTGTCTGTTTCTTCCTGCTCGAACGGAGGGCATGGGACTTGAACGCTCTTTCGGCGGGGGATGACGTGGCAAAGAATCTCGGGATCAATGTCGAGCGACTCCGCCTCTCCGGTCTGATGATCTCGACCTTTGCTGCGTCCTGCTGCCTTGCCTTCACCGGCATCATCGGCTTTGTCGGCCTCATGGGGCCGCATATCTGCCGGATGATCATTGGCAGCGACCACCGGTACCTTATCCCGTGTGCCGGCCTGATGGGCGCAGCGATCCTGCTTCTTTCCGATACCGTTGCACGGACAATCATGAGCCCGGTCGAGATCCCGGTCGGGATCATCATGTACGCAATCGGGGGCGTCTTCTTCCTATTCCTGATCATGCGGGGAAAGGGCAGAGGTTTGTACTAG